From one Ferrovibrio sp. MS7 genomic stretch:
- a CDS encoding Mu transposase C-terminal domain-containing protein produces the protein MKQLATFKKGTEAYLYGRPCRIVGTAGTTAVRVMFLDSGETVQTSIDNLWSELPESAPEPARTLDMCHPGDISEATRRFEIIRPIIEFMDSPEKAGKIGDVYAAVNKQSGLGIKTLYRWVDVFCSRRLLADLAPRRRRKHKRFLGAKQEELVAEAVEIYLSPKRPSVKKVYKWLTIQCADLAIPPPHLNTFRRRLRELPPRRALAARHGAKAAADKYDQIKGHYPGADYPLAYVQIDHTLLDMTVVSSKSREPIGRVWLTVAIDIFSRMIVGFYLSFEAPSAFSVCMCIRRAFLPKESLLLDLKVNGDWPVWGFMRNLHADNGADFRSEVYKINVMQYGCNLNWRVVRDPHYGGHIERLIGTINTFMHDIPGTTFSNPRMRGEYDSEENAVLDIDELEQLFCHWMVNVYHKRPHTELGCTPLEKWEAGIVGSDGSPGVGLQDRIEDPARLAIEMLPFTERTIQRDGISWDSITYISEALTPYIRATEGRSSAKFKVRRDPRDVSCIWFLDPRSGEYHRVYEETRQMQPITIWEHKRARELAAKLGRRNGTTADNIDAHKEVDRLVEQAETKTKTAKSERRNAERRRRSRATLATEPHQKRPSETHKRAAGLQLVVDNDSKAQPFARDLALDLVDDDFPVAEEI, from the coding sequence ATGAAGCAGCTCGCTACCTTCAAGAAGGGTACGGAGGCCTATCTCTATGGCCGGCCCTGCCGGATCGTCGGTACGGCCGGCACGACGGCTGTGAGGGTGATGTTTCTGGACAGCGGTGAAACCGTTCAGACGAGCATCGACAACCTTTGGTCGGAGCTGCCCGAGAGTGCGCCGGAGCCTGCGCGCACATTGGATATGTGCCATCCGGGCGATATCTCTGAAGCCACCCGCCGTTTTGAGATCATTCGTCCTATCATTGAATTCATGGATTCACCTGAGAAGGCCGGCAAGATCGGTGATGTCTATGCCGCCGTGAACAAGCAGAGCGGCTTGGGGATCAAAACACTGTATCGCTGGGTCGATGTGTTCTGCAGCCGCCGTCTCCTCGCCGATCTTGCGCCACGCCGTCGGCGAAAACACAAACGGTTTCTCGGTGCCAAGCAGGAAGAGCTGGTGGCCGAGGCCGTGGAAATATACCTGTCGCCAAAACGGCCTTCGGTTAAGAAGGTTTATAAGTGGCTTACAATACAATGTGCGGACCTGGCTATTCCTCCACCGCATCTGAACACTTTTCGCCGGCGTCTGCGGGAATTGCCGCCCAGGCGCGCCCTGGCAGCCCGCCATGGCGCCAAGGCCGCGGCCGATAAGTATGACCAGATCAAAGGCCACTATCCCGGAGCCGATTATCCCCTGGCTTATGTCCAGATAGATCACACGCTCTTGGATATGACTGTCGTCAGCTCGAAATCCCGCGAGCCGATTGGGAGGGTCTGGCTGACAGTCGCGATCGACATATTCAGCCGAATGATCGTTGGGTTCTACCTTTCATTCGAGGCGCCGAGTGCATTCTCGGTATGCATGTGCATCCGGCGGGCCTTCCTGCCGAAAGAATCACTGCTTCTCGACCTCAAGGTAAATGGCGATTGGCCGGTCTGGGGCTTCATGCGAAATCTGCATGCCGATAATGGCGCTGATTTCAGAAGCGAAGTTTATAAGATAAACGTCATGCAGTATGGCTGCAATCTGAACTGGCGGGTGGTGCGGGATCCGCATTATGGCGGACATATTGAACGCCTCATCGGCACGATAAACACGTTCATGCATGATATTCCGGGGACGACATTCTCCAACCCGAGAATGCGTGGCGAATATGATTCGGAAGAGAATGCTGTCCTCGATATCGATGAGCTGGAGCAGCTTTTCTGCCATTGGATGGTGAATGTTTATCACAAACGTCCTCATACTGAGCTCGGCTGTACCCCGCTGGAGAAGTGGGAGGCAGGCATTGTCGGCTCTGATGGGTCGCCAGGTGTCGGCCTGCAGGATCGGATCGAGGATCCGGCGCGGCTGGCGATTGAGATGCTGCCCTTCACGGAGCGGACCATTCAGCGGGACGGCATCTCCTGGGATTCGATCACCTACATATCGGAAGCTTTAACGCCCTATATCCGGGCCACAGAAGGGCGGTCTTCTGCCAAGTTCAAAGTGCGTCGAGATCCCAGGGATGTCTCCTGCATATGGTTTCTTGATCCGAGGTCAGGTGAGTATCACCGGGTATACGAAGAAACACGCCAGATGCAGCCAATAACCATATGGGAGCACAAAAGGGCGAGGGAGCTGGCTGCCAAGCTCGGGCGGAGAAATGGCACCACGGCAGATAATATTGATGCTCATAAGGAAGTAGATCGCCTTGTCGAACAAGCCGAAACGAAAACCAAAACGGCCAAATCAGAGCGTCGCAATGCCGAGCGCCGGCGGCGAAGCAGGGCAACGTTAGCTACGGAGCCCCATCAGAAGAGGCCATCCGAGACACATAAGCGGGCTGCTGGCTTGCAACTGGTTGTTGATAACGACAGCAAGGCACAGCCCTTTGCACGTGACCTGGCACTCGACCTGGTGGATGACGACTTTCCTGTGGCGGAGGAAATATGA
- a CDS encoding TnsA endonuclease N-terminal domain-containing protein, with protein MVANGDDPIEFESTLERDYVVLTKFREPDAEIQDQPEKVWFINERGRKTKYVPDFLVRHASGYTELVEVKPRQILTEQKDFFAARFDAAREFARERGWEFQIYSEIHIRIPMPRNAHFLTPYRSQKVKPDLCARLLLTVKRGRLPVSELIAAVAGNREERLYAIPQVWHLV; from the coding sequence ATGGTTGCCAACGGTGACGATCCCATAGAGTTCGAGTCTACCCTTGAGCGCGATTATGTGGTGCTCACCAAGTTCCGGGAGCCGGATGCCGAGATACAGGATCAGCCCGAGAAGGTCTGGTTTATCAATGAGAGGGGCCGGAAGACCAAGTATGTCCCCGACTTCCTAGTCCGGCATGCCTCGGGCTATACAGAGCTAGTCGAGGTGAAGCCCAGACAAATACTGACGGAGCAGAAGGACTTCTTCGCTGCTCGCTTCGACGCCGCCCGCGAATTTGCCCGTGAGCGAGGCTGGGAATTCCAGATCTACTCAGAAATCCATATTCGCATCCCGATGCCGCGGAATGCGCATTTTCTTACCCCGTATCGTTCCCAGAAGGTGAAGCCAGACCTGTGCGCACGGTTGCTGCTCACCGTGAAGCGAGGACGCTTGCCGGTATCTGAACTGATAGCCGCGGTGGCTGGCAACAGAGAAGAGCGCCTCTATGCGATTCCTCAAGTGTGGCACCTGGTCTAG
- a CDS encoding TniQ family protein, which yields MQLPSRWPVGVKLQPSESFGSWFARLAWAHGLSPSELYRVALPGGRIAGADLDRHACDDLIANLTIHTGVPRSDLEKATWRSWRGAVFGRDDGGGNLAWLPPGGRIYSNHSFGQQVCPSCLAADKEPYFRAEWRLGFVAACPHHRQLLVDRCPGCSSSIGAQAAPNNASLAKCGYCGFDLRNIAPIKVDEHDLAPQRRLLRIARGDWQHMGEAGPVHPVLFFRIFALLYRLVASGRHALPLRRYLMGPGSDIRAEAIPRLQEIERYPPRTRLILVGLAWQLAQDWPHRFAEACGAAGFHRWMMFKQPVDVPFIYAVAVMRYLNGSTHHVQPDEIRVAAGKLEAEGEQPTYKALRGVLGVKFHAARHLAAPAKPHKPYGTHRYWKLDGVSPSTRAAVKAAAHHAGENVGAWVDQVLREALAKTKKADG from the coding sequence ATGCAGCTGCCGAGCAGATGGCCGGTTGGCGTGAAGTTGCAGCCAAGCGAGAGCTTCGGCTCTTGGTTCGCACGCCTTGCATGGGCTCATGGACTATCGCCGTCTGAACTCTATCGCGTTGCGTTGCCCGGTGGGCGCATCGCCGGCGCCGACCTCGATCGCCATGCATGCGATGATCTGATCGCCAACCTGACGATCCACACCGGCGTACCTCGTAGCGACCTGGAGAAGGCCACCTGGCGCTCCTGGCGAGGCGCTGTCTTCGGCAGGGACGACGGCGGCGGGAATCTAGCCTGGCTGCCACCAGGCGGCCGTATCTACTCCAATCACTCCTTTGGCCAGCAGGTATGCCCCTCGTGCCTGGCGGCCGACAAGGAGCCCTATTTCCGGGCCGAGTGGCGCCTGGGGTTCGTGGCTGCCTGCCCCCATCACCGCCAACTGCTGGTCGACCGGTGCCCCGGTTGCTCCAGCTCGATCGGCGCTCAGGCTGCCCCGAACAACGCTTCCTTGGCCAAGTGCGGCTATTGCGGCTTCGACCTCCGGAATATCGCTCCGATCAAGGTGGATGAGCATGACCTGGCGCCTCAGCGACGTCTGCTGCGGATCGCCCGGGGCGACTGGCAGCACATGGGCGAGGCCGGGCCAGTGCATCCGGTGCTCTTCTTCAGGATATTTGCCCTGCTCTACCGCCTGGTGGCGTCCGGCCGCCATGCTCTGCCATTGCGCCGCTATCTGATGGGCCCGGGCTCTGACATTCGCGCAGAAGCGATCCCGAGGCTTCAGGAGATCGAGCGCTATCCGCCAAGGACTCGCCTGATCCTGGTCGGCCTGGCTTGGCAGCTGGCGCAGGATTGGCCGCATCGCTTTGCCGAGGCCTGCGGTGCAGCAGGGTTCCACCGCTGGATGATGTTCAAGCAGCCGGTTGACGTACCTTTCATCTATGCCGTGGCAGTGATGCGGTATCTGAACGGCTCGACCCATCATGTTCAGCCGGACGAGATTCGTGTAGCCGCCGGCAAGCTGGAAGCAGAGGGAGAGCAGCCAACCTACAAGGCGCTCCGGGGCGTCCTCGGGGTGAAATTCCATGCCGCTCGTCATCTGGCCGCGCCGGCGAAGCCGCACAAACCTTATGGCACACATCGCTACTGGAAGCTCGATGGCGTCTCGCCGTCGACCAGGGCGGCAGTAAAGGCCGCAGCCCATCACGCGGGCGAGAATGTCGGTGCCTGGGTGGATCAGGTGCTGCGCGAAGCGCTGGCCAAGACCAAGAAGGCGGATGGATGA
- the lepA gene encoding translation elongation factor 4 has translation MATDLSLIRNFSIIAHIDHGKSTLADRLIEACGGLEKREMTEQILDNMDIEKERGITIKAQTVRLNYTAKDGKTYVLNLMDTPGHVDFAYEVSRSLAACEGSLLVVDASQGVEAQTLANVYQALDANHEIVPVLNKIDLPAAEPDRVKAQIEDVIGLDATDAVEISAKTGLGIDKVLEALVTRLPAPKGDREAPLKALLVDSWYDAYLGVVVLFRVVDGTIKKGMKIKFMSSGAVHPVERVGVFNPKRVIVDELGPGEMGFFTAAIKEVADTNVGDTITEEKRATATPLAGFKPSVPVVFCGLYPVDASSFTELRDSLAKLRLNDASFHFEMESSAALGFGFRCGFLGLLHLEIIQERLEREFNLDLITTAPSVIYKVHKIDGSVEDVHNPADMPDPTQIDHIDEPWIKATIMVPDEHLGSILKLCEDKRGRQVQLTYAGNRAMVVYRLPLNEVVFDFYDRLKSVSRGYASFDYQMDGYETGNLVKMSILVNAEPVDALATIVHAARAEARGRQLCERLKELIPRQMFKIAIQAAIGGRIIAREDISALRKDVLAKCYGGDISRKRKLLEKQKEGKKRMRNVGNVEIPQEAFIAALKMPEP, from the coding sequence TTGGCCACCGATCTTTCCCTGATCCGCAACTTCTCGATCATCGCCCATATCGATCATGGCAAGTCGACTCTTGCCGACCGTCTGATCGAGGCCTGCGGCGGCCTGGAAAAGCGCGAGATGACCGAGCAGATTCTCGACAACATGGATATCGAGAAGGAGCGCGGCATCACCATCAAGGCGCAGACCGTGCGCCTGAACTACACGGCCAAGGACGGCAAGACCTATGTGCTGAACCTGATGGACACGCCCGGCCATGTCGACTTCGCCTATGAAGTCAGCCGCAGCCTGGCGGCCTGCGAAGGCTCGCTGCTGGTGGTGGATGCCAGCCAGGGTGTGGAAGCGCAGACGCTGGCAAACGTGTATCAGGCACTGGATGCCAATCACGAAATCGTGCCGGTGCTGAACAAGATCGACCTGCCGGCGGCCGAGCCCGACCGCGTGAAGGCGCAGATCGAGGATGTGATCGGCCTGGATGCCACCGATGCGGTGGAAATCTCGGCCAAGACCGGGCTTGGCATCGACAAGGTGCTGGAAGCCCTGGTGACACGCCTGCCTGCACCGAAAGGCGACCGTGAGGCGCCGCTGAAGGCCCTGCTGGTGGATAGCTGGTACGATGCCTATCTCGGCGTCGTGGTGCTGTTCCGTGTTGTCGATGGCACGATCAAGAAGGGCATGAAGATCAAGTTCATGTCCTCGGGTGCGGTGCATCCGGTGGAGCGCGTCGGCGTATTCAACCCTAAGCGTGTCATCGTTGATGAACTCGGCCCCGGTGAGATGGGCTTCTTCACCGCCGCGATCAAGGAAGTGGCCGATACCAATGTCGGCGACACGATCACCGAGGAAAAGCGCGCCACGGCAACGCCGCTGGCCGGCTTCAAGCCCTCGGTGCCGGTGGTGTTCTGCGGCCTTTATCCTGTGGATGCCTCCTCCTTCACCGAATTGCGCGACAGCCTGGCCAAGCTGCGGCTGAACGACGCCAGCTTCCATTTCGAGATGGAAAGCTCGGCCGCGCTCGGCTTCGGCTTCCGCTGCGGCTTCCTTGGCCTGCTGCATCTGGAAATCATCCAGGAACGGCTGGAGCGCGAGTTCAACCTCGATCTCATCACCACGGCACCGAGCGTGATCTACAAGGTGCACAAGATCGATGGCAGCGTCGAGGACGTGCATAACCCAGCCGATATGCCGGATCCGACCCAGATCGACCATATCGACGAGCCGTGGATCAAGGCCACGATCATGGTGCCGGACGAGCATCTCGGCTCCATCCTCAAGCTCTGCGAAGACAAGCGCGGCCGCCAGGTGCAACTCACCTATGCCGGCAATCGCGCCATGGTGGTTTATCGCCTGCCGCTGAACGAAGTGGTGTTCGATTTCTATGATCGCCTGAAGTCAGTGAGTCGCGGCTATGCCAGCTTCGATTACCAGATGGATGGCTACGAGACCGGCAATCTGGTGAAGATGTCGATCTTGGTGAATGCCGAGCCGGTGGACGCGTTGGCCACCATCGTGCATGCCGCCCGCGCCGAGGCCCGGGGCCGCCAGCTCTGCGAGCGGCTGAAGGAACTGATTCCGCGCCAGATGTTCAAGATCGCCATCCAGGCGGCAATCGGCGGCCGTATCATTGCGCGCGAAGACATCTCGGCGCTGCGCAAGGACGTGCTGGCGAAATGCTATGGCGGCGACATCAGCCGCAAGCGCAAGCTGCTGGAGAAGCAAAAAGAGGGCAAGAAGCGTATGCGCAATGTCGGCAATGTGGAAATCCCGCAGGAAGCCTTCATTGCGGCGCTCAAGATGCCCGAGCCGTAA
- a CDS encoding PaaI family thioesterase, whose protein sequence is MKKLALDVGFMAANGPLWGRLDPEDGLPIMGFRVEERHMNPGRICHGGMMMTFADMLLGFTAGIAAGGRKFVPTIQLNGDFAAPAPLGAWVEGKGRLVRLTRNMGFVDSLITADGVPCLRANGIMKIPSQDTPHGDIRRLFG, encoded by the coding sequence ATGAAAAAGTTGGCCCTCGATGTCGGTTTCATGGCGGCGAACGGCCCGCTATGGGGCCGGCTCGATCCGGAAGACGGCTTGCCGATCATGGGCTTCCGGGTGGAGGAGCGGCACATGAATCCGGGCCGCATCTGCCATGGCGGCATGATGATGACCTTCGCCGACATGCTGCTGGGCTTCACGGCCGGCATCGCCGCCGGTGGCCGCAAATTCGTGCCGACAATCCAGTTGAATGGCGACTTCGCCGCGCCGGCACCGCTCGGCGCCTGGGTCGAGGGCAAGGGCCGCCTGGTGCGCCTGACCCGCAACATGGGCTTTGTCGACAGCCTGATCACCGCCGATGGCGTGCCCTGCCTGCGCGCCAATGGCATCATGAAGATTCCGTCGCAGGATACGCCGCATGGCGATATCCGCCGCCTGTTTGGATAA
- a CDS encoding aromatic ring-hydroxylating oxygenase subunit alpha produces MRHPAHLAQFRRLLNGLAAERAEKIARPFHIAPEVYYDADRARLEQETLFRRLPLVLGHESTLPKAGDTLTLDIIDRPLLLLRARDGQIRGFLNACRHRGARLADCPEPARKSSLVCPYHNWTYDLDGRVKHIPCLDTFPGLDPARHGLTPFPLEIRHGIIWGIPQAGDSSSLDLTSFLSGLGEDLDVFGFANMHGFARAITRRKTNWKLVMDAFLESYHVVRLHHKTVGPFFQDGAAILDRVGPHIRSIVARQEFGEIAHLPESDWDARRHASFAYVIYPNTVLVLHPDYTSILTMYPVGADETDFMHTMLTPHPPRNDKERDHWQRSFALIEGGVFQAEDLWISERIHASLRSGANTRFTFGQLEYGIKVFHDQLDADLGTRSVEE; encoded by the coding sequence ATGCGACACCCGGCGCATCTGGCGCAATTCCGGCGCCTGTTGAACGGCCTCGCCGCCGAGCGGGCGGAGAAAATCGCGCGCCCCTTCCATATTGCCCCCGAGGTCTACTACGACGCCGACCGCGCCCGGCTGGAGCAGGAGACGCTGTTCCGCCGCCTGCCGCTGGTGCTAGGGCATGAAAGCACCCTGCCCAAGGCCGGCGACACCCTGACGCTGGATATCATCGACCGCCCGCTGCTGCTGCTGCGTGCCCGCGACGGGCAAATCCGCGGCTTCCTCAATGCCTGCCGCCATCGCGGCGCCCGGCTGGCGGATTGCCCGGAACCGGCGCGCAAGTCGTCGCTGGTCTGCCCGTATCATAACTGGACCTACGATCTGGATGGCCGGGTGAAGCATATCCCCTGCCTCGACACCTTCCCCGGCCTCGATCCGGCGCGGCATGGCCTCACCCCGTTTCCGCTCGAAATCCGCCACGGCATCATCTGGGGCATTCCGCAAGCCGGCGACAGCAGCAGCCTCGACCTGACCAGCTTCCTCTCAGGGCTGGGCGAAGACCTGGATGTCTTCGGCTTCGCCAACATGCACGGCTTCGCCCGCGCGATCACGCGGCGCAAGACCAACTGGAAGCTGGTGATGGATGCTTTCCTGGAAAGCTACCATGTGGTGCGACTGCATCACAAAACCGTCGGGCCGTTCTTCCAGGATGGTGCCGCGATTCTCGACCGCGTCGGGCCGCACATCCGCTCCATCGTGGCGCGACAGGAATTCGGCGAAATCGCACACCTGCCGGAGAGCGACTGGGATGCCCGCCGCCATGCCAGTTTCGCCTATGTGATCTATCCCAACACCGTTCTGGTGCTGCATCCCGATTACACCAGCATCCTGACGATGTATCCGGTCGGTGCCGACGAAACCGACTTCATGCATACCATGCTCACCCCACATCCGCCGCGCAACGACAAGGAGCGCGACCATTGGCAGCGCTCCTTCGCGCTGATCGAAGGCGGCGTATTCCAGGCCGAAGATCTGTGGATTTCGGAACGTATCCACGCCTCGCTGCGTTCGGGCGCGAATACGCGCTTCACCTTCGGCCAGCTCGAATACGGCATCAAGGTGTTCCATGACCAGCTCGACGCCGATCTCGGCACGCGGTCGGTGGAGGAGTAA
- the rsmD gene encoding 16S rRNA (guanine(966)-N(2))-methyltransferase RsmD: MRIVGGSHRGRALHAPPEQATRPTTDRVRESLFNMLLHSPSLLTDEGKTRLDGGIVLDAFAGSGALSFEALSRGALHAYLFEIDPAARRCILRNASELGLSERITLRAADARQPGRASVPVDIVFLDPPYRSGLGTPVLQGLDRDGWLKPQALAIIETDAKGAYAVPEGFDLLEERQQGPARLTFLRKRA, translated from the coding sequence ATGCGCATCGTAGGCGGCAGCCATCGCGGCCGTGCGCTGCATGCGCCGCCGGAACAGGCTACGCGCCCGACCACCGACCGGGTGCGCGAATCCCTGTTCAACATGCTGCTGCATTCGCCCTCCCTGCTCACCGATGAGGGCAAGACACGGCTGGATGGCGGCATCGTGCTGGATGCCTTCGCCGGCAGCGGCGCCTTGAGTTTCGAGGCGTTGTCGCGCGGCGCACTGCATGCCTATCTGTTCGAGATCGATCCGGCGGCGCGGCGCTGCATCCTGCGCAATGCTTCCGAGCTTGGTCTATCGGAGCGCATCACGCTGCGCGCCGCCGATGCGCGCCAGCCCGGCCGCGCTTCTGTGCCGGTGGACATTGTGTTCCTCGATCCGCCCTACCGTTCCGGCCTTGGCACGCCGGTGCTGCAGGGTCTGGACCGCGATGGCTGGCTCAAACCCCAGGCGCTGGCGATCATCGAAACCGACGCCAAAGGCGCCTATGCCGTGCCCGAGGGTTTTGATCTGCTCGAGGAACGCCAGCAGGGCCCGGCGCGGCTCACTTTCCTGCGGAAGAGAGCTTAG
- a CDS encoding pseudouridine synthase has protein sequence MTDKHKDAAKDGTKDGERIAKRLARAGLCSRRDAERWIAEGRVMVNGKVLTTPAVVVTAADRIVVDGKPVGEPERTRLWLLHKKRGLMTTHRDPQGRPTVFEQLPEDMPRVISVGRLDFNSEGLLLLTNDGALARKLELPSQGWLRRYRVRVHGQVVEALLARLANGITIDGVEYGAIQASVERQKGDNAWLIIGLREGKNREIRRVMEHLGYPVSRLIRVAYGPFQLGNLVEGEVREVAGKVLAEQLGEKPAKRPRTGQDRSAQDRSAQNRGIQARPEKKK, from the coding sequence ATGACCGACAAGCACAAGGATGCCGCCAAGGATGGCACCAAGGATGGCGAGCGCATCGCCAAGCGGCTGGCGCGCGCCGGGCTTTGCTCGCGCCGCGATGCCGAACGCTGGATCGCCGAAGGCCGCGTGATGGTGAACGGCAAGGTGCTGACCACCCCGGCGGTGGTGGTGACCGCCGCCGACCGCATCGTGGTGGATGGCAAGCCGGTGGGCGAGCCGGAGCGCACCCGGCTGTGGCTGTTGCACAAAAAGCGCGGCCTGATGACCACGCATCGCGACCCGCAAGGCCGCCCGACGGTGTTCGAGCAACTGCCCGAGGATATGCCGCGCGTCATCTCGGTTGGCCGGCTCGACTTCAATTCCGAAGGCCTGCTGCTGCTGACCAATGATGGCGCGCTGGCACGCAAGCTGGAATTGCCGAGCCAGGGCTGGCTGCGTCGCTACCGCGTGCGCGTGCATGGCCAGGTGGTGGAAGCTTTGCTGGCACGGCTGGCCAATGGCATCACTATCGATGGCGTCGAATATGGCGCCATCCAGGCCAGTGTCGAGCGCCAGAAGGGCGACAATGCCTGGCTGATCATCGGTCTGCGCGAGGGCAAGAACCGCGAAATCCGCCGTGTCATGGAGCATCTCGGCTATCCGGTCAGCCGCCTGATCCGTGTCGCCTATGGCCCGTTCCAGCTCGGCAACCTGGTGGAAGGCGAAGTCCGCGAGGTGGCGGGCAAAGTGCTGGCCGAGCAGCTTGGCGAAAAGCCGGCGAAGCGTCCGCGCACAGGCCAAGATCGCAGCGCCCAGGACCGCAGCGCCCAGAACCGCGGTATTCAGGCCCGGCCTGAAAAGAAAAAGTAA
- a CDS encoding gamma-glutamyl-gamma-aminobutyrate hydrolase family protein has product MTSKTKVPLIGLTLDSEQPGGYSKFPWYAIRQNYCSAVTESGGVPLVLPHEPAVAARYVELLDGLIVTGGAFDVDPVLFGAGTKHASVTTKDARTQFEWAMIKGMLAADKPVLGICGGQQLLNVVLGGTLIQHIPDAVPDALAHEQPNPRNEAGHDVAITPGTRLQAIVGKDALPVNSAHHQAVDKVAPGATVNAVASDGVIEGIEHGGYRFCIGVQWHPEFFISEGDRALYAAFIAAAAKP; this is encoded by the coding sequence ATGACCAGCAAGACCAAAGTCCCCCTGATCGGCCTGACGCTCGATTCCGAGCAGCCCGGCGGCTATTCCAAGTTTCCGTGGTATGCGATCCGACAGAATTACTGCTCGGCGGTTACCGAGTCCGGCGGTGTGCCGCTGGTGCTGCCGCATGAGCCGGCGGTGGCAGCGCGCTATGTCGAACTGCTGGATGGCCTGATCGTCACCGGTGGTGCCTTCGATGTCGATCCGGTGCTGTTCGGCGCCGGCACCAAGCATGCCAGCGTCACCACCAAGGATGCGCGCACGCAGTTTGAGTGGGCGATGATCAAGGGCATGCTGGCGGCGGACAAGCCGGTGCTCGGCATCTGCGGCGGGCAGCAATTGCTCAACGTGGTGCTGGGCGGCACGCTGATCCAGCATATCCCCGATGCGGTGCCCGATGCCCTGGCGCATGAACAGCCCAATCCGCGCAACGAGGCCGGCCATGATGTGGCGATCACGCCCGGCACCAGGCTGCAGGCGATCGTTGGCAAGGACGCGCTGCCGGTGAACTCGGCGCATCATCAGGCAGTGGACAAGGTGGCGCCCGGCGCCACCGTCAATGCCGTGGCCTCCGATGGCGTGATCGAAGGCATCGAGCATGGCGGCTACCGCTTCTGCATCGGCGTGCAATGGCACCCGGAATTCTTCATCTCCGAAGGCGACCGCGCGCTTTACGCCGCCTTCATCGCCGCGGCGGCCAAGCCATGA
- a CDS encoding nucleoside deaminase has translation MKQASGYMDLALAEARVAAERGEVPVGAVLVDGATGQVVAQAGNETRALNDPTAHAEVLAIRRAAAALGQERLTGCDLYVTLEPCPMCAAAISFARLRRLYYGADDPKGGAVENGVRFYAQATCHHRPEVYAGLAAADSAALLRDFFSSRR, from the coding sequence ATGAAACAGGCTTCCGGCTACATGGATCTGGCTCTGGCCGAGGCTCGCGTCGCAGCAGAGCGCGGCGAGGTGCCGGTCGGCGCCGTGCTGGTGGATGGCGCCACCGGCCAGGTGGTGGCCCAGGCCGGCAACGAGACCCGGGCGCTGAACGACCCCACCGCCCATGCGGAGGTGCTGGCGATCCGCCGCGCCGCCGCCGCCTTGGGCCAGGAACGGCTGACCGGCTGTGACCTTTACGTGACGCTGGAGCCCTGCCCTATGTGCGCTGCAGCAATTTCCTTCGCGCGGCTGCGACGGCTGTATTACGGCGCCGACGATCCCAAGGGCGGCGCCGTGGAAAACGGCGTGCGTTTCTACGCCCAGGCAACTTGCCATCACCGCCCGGAAGTCTATGCCGGGCTGGCCGCCGCGGATTCGGCAGCCCTGCTGCGCGACTTCTTTTCCAGCCGCCGCTGA